The Nitrosospira multiformis ATCC 25196 region CCAATCAGCCTCCGGTTCCCGCAACCGCTCCGGTCACCACGCCGCCAGCTCCTCCCGGAGCAACTGCCTCCCCATCCCGCGCCCCAAGCAGCACGCGCAAGGATGCAACCATCAATTACGAAGTCGATAAAACAATCCAGCATGTGCGCAAACCAGTCGGTGGTATAAAAAGACTTTCTGTTGCAGTCGTGGTCAACCACCGCAGAGTCGTGGACGAGAATGGTGTTGTCAGCGCCAAGCCACTGAGCGAGGTGGAAAAATCCCAGATTACCGATCTGGTGAAAGAGGCGGTCGGATTCAGCAGGGAACGTGGGGATACACTGAACGTGGTTAATAGCCATTTTACAGGTGTGGAACGGGAAGCAGCGCCAGAGCTCCCTTTGTGGAAACAGCCCGAGGTGGTTGAATTGGCTCAACAGATCGGAAAAACGCTTCTGATTGGTGGCCTGATTCTGTATCTGGTGCTGGGTGTGCTACGTCCCTCGCTCAAGCGCATCAGCCAGCCCGAACCTCCGTTACTGGCAGAACCGAGGAACGATGACCAGGATGTGCAACCTGTTCCCGCATTGAAACCTGCGGCACAACCTTCCGAATACGAGCAAAGACTGACGCTCGCGCGCCAGCTTGCGAAAAAGGAGCCGAAGCTGGTGGCAAACGTTGTCAAGCAATGGGTGGCTGGTCATGAATGAGGAGGGTATCTACAAGAGTGCGGTCCTGCTCCTGTCCTTGGGCGAAGACGAGGCGGTGCAGGTACTGAAACATCTCAATCAGCTGGAGGTTCAAAAACTCGGGGCTGCGATGGCCAAGCTCAGGAATCTGAGCCGGGAGCAGGTAGATAGTGTTCTGAGCGATTTTTGCGGCCGGGTCATGCATGAGCCGCTTCTTCTGGATGTCGATCCGGAAAACTATGCGCGGACGGTGCTCGAAAGAGCTTTGGATGAAGATAAGTCGACGGACAATATCAGCCGCATTCTGGAGGGACACGACACGAGCGGAATCGAGGGACTCAAGTGGATTGACTCGCAGTCAGTCGCGGAACTCATCAAGGGGGAGCACCCGCAGATCATTGCTACCATCCTCGTCCACCTCGATCGTCACCAGGCCAGTGAAATTCTCGGGCAATTGAGCGAGCAGCTCCGCAATGATGTCCTGCTGCGCATCGCCACGCTCGAAGGCATTCAGCCTTCCGCATTGCGCGAACTCAATACGGTTCTGACCGATTTGTTGTCCGGCAGTGAAAATATCAATAAAAGCTCGGTGGGCGGCATTCGTACTGCAGCGGAAATCATCAACTTCATGGGTAGCGCCGCGGAAACGTCTGTGCTTGATAATTTGCGGGAATTCGACGCGGATCTGGCGCAGAAAATAATGGATCAGATGATTGTATTCGAGAACCTCATGGATATTGACGACCGTGGAATTCAGATGTTGCTGCGGGAAATTCAATCTGACATCCTGGTTATCGCGCTGAAAGGCGCAGCCTGGGATCTGCGTGAAAGGATTTTCAAGAATATGTCGAAACGTGCCTCTGAAATCCTGCGTGAAGACCTCGAAGCGATGGGACCGGTAAGAGTAAGCGAAGTTGAAAACCACCAGAAGCAGATATTACAGGTCGTCCGGCGACTCGCAGATGAAGGGCAAATCGTGTTCGGCAGCAAGAACGAAGAAAGCTACGTATGAGTAAGGTTGGCGTGCGGGCAAAAACTTCCGGCGAAAGATCAAGAATGACGTCTCGGGCAAATCAGATCATTCTTAAGGAAGATTTGCCGACCTATCGCCGCTGGGAAATGGATGTTCTGGAGCAAGGCGCAGTGCTCGAAGGGCCGGTGGACACTTCAGTTGATACCAAAGACGAGGCAATGCCTGAGCAAATACAGGTTGCATTGCCTACAGTCGAGGAAATCGAAAAAATCCATCAGGAGGCCCGGCAGGAAGGCTATGCCGCAGGCTATGAAACCGGCCGGGAAGCTGGCGTGAAAGCCGGTTATGAGGCTGGCTGCGAGCGTGCCAGCTTTGAAGCTGGGCAATTGACGGCTGCATTTGGGAGTCTTCAGGAAGCCTTGGCAAGTGCCGACCAGAAGATTTGCAATGCTCTACTCTCCCTTGCACTCGACGTCGCCAAAGAGATGGTGCGTGAGGCATTGCGGGTGAAACCGGAACTTGTTTTCGCTGTCATTCGCGAATGTATCCAGTCTGAGCCGGTACTCGGTCAACCGGCACAGCTATTCTTGCACCCGGACGATGCTGCCCTGATACGCACCCACTTGAATCAGGAGCCAGACCATTGCGTCATTCACCCCGATCCTCGCCTGGAGCGGGGAGGATGCCGAATCAGGGTAGGGCCCAGCGAGATCGATGCCACTGTGGCGACCCGCTGGCGGCGCATAGCCCAGGCCCTGGGGCAACATAATGACTGGCTGGAGCGTCATTGATGGAAACCTTATCCCATACCGACCGATGGCAAGGATTTCTCAAAAACTGCAGTGGGCTGGCCGAGGTGTCGCCGCCCTTCCAGATTTCGGGAAGCCTCACGCGTGTTACGGGATTGATAATGGAAGCAACCGGCCTCAAGCTGGCTGTGGGCAGTGGATGCACCATACTGATGCCCAACGGTAACAGCATGGAGGCCGAGGTAGTGGGCTTTCACGGTGACAGGCTTTACCTGATGCCAGCCCATGGCATGTTCGGGCTGGCTCCCGGTGCCAAGGTCGTGCCGTGGGATCGCACCGGCGTGCTTCCTAACCCGGGCAGCGCATCCCGCCAGCGGCGCCGGGCGTCTGATCAGATCAGCCGGTTTCCAGTGGGAGAAGCCCTACTGGGAAGGGTGGTGGATGGCACGGGACGTCCTCTGGATAACCTTGGCCCGTTAGAGGTGGAACGTTCGGCTTCGGCCGCAGGTTCGCCCATCAATCCGCTCGACCGGGAACCGATCAGCGAGGTCCTCGATGTAGGGGTGCGCGCGATAAATGCCCTGCTTACGGTGGGGCGCGGCCAGCGCATGGGCCTTTTTGCCGGTTCCGGCGTGGGAAAGAGCGTCCTGCTCGGCATGATGGCGCGCTATACCAGCGCCGATATCATCGTCGTGGGATTGATCGGTGAGCGCGGAAGAGAGGTCAAGGATTTCATCGAACAAATCCTAGGTGCTGAAGGGTTGGCACGTTCGGTGGTAGTGGCAGCACCCGCAGATACCTGGCCCCTCATGAGATTGCAGGGTGCGTCCTATGCGACTTCTGTCGCTGAATACTTTCGGGACCAGGGAAAAAATGTTCTATTGATCATGGATTCGCTCACCCGCTATGCAATGGCGCAGCGTGAGATCGCGCTTGCGATCGGGGAACCTCCCGCAACCAAAGGGTATCCGCCTTCCGTATTCGCCAAACTGCCGCAATTGGTGGAAAGGGCGGGGAATGGAGTCAAGGGAAGCGGTTCGATCACCGCTTTCTATACCGTGTTAGCCGAAGGGGACGATCAGCAGGACCCCATCGCGGATGCGGCCAGGGCGATTCTGGATGGCCACATCGTGCTTTCGCGGCAACTGGCGGAAAGCGGGCATTATCCTGCCATCGATATCGAAGCCTCCATCAGTCGCGCCATGACCAGCCTGATCTCGCCCGAATATTTTGAGCAGGTGCGTAATTTCAAGCAGCTTTTTTCACGCTATCAGCGTTCGCGCGACCTGATCAGCGTAGGAGCATATTCCCCGGGGAATGACAGATTGCTGGACCGGGCGATTGCCCTGTATCCAAAACTCGAACATTTTCTTCAACAAACCATGGTGGAGCGGGCAGGGTATGAAGAGAGTACCCGAAGCCTGGAGGCCCTGCTGGCCTTAAACCTCAATTAACCCCAATCAATCTCAATTAGCTGTTGCCTGATCATGCCGAAAACTTCTGCGCTGGAAACCCTTATCGAACTGGCACAAACCCGCACGGATGATGCGGCGCGAAGATTGGGGTTTCTGAACGCTCAAGGCCTGGACATGGAAGCCAAGCTGGTTTTGCTGACACAGTATTCGGATGAATACCAGTCCCGCTTTCGAGCTTCCATGCAGCAAGGCCTCACCGCGGCAGGATGGCGGAATTATCATGAATTCATCGACAAGCTCGACGCTGCGATTTCCCAGCAACAGGAGGCGCTGGCGCTCATGCGTCAGCGTGTCGCTGCCAGTGAGGCCGCGTGGCAATCGGAGCGGCGTGTTCTTAACTCTTATGGCACTCTGGCGCAGCGTCACAGGCAGATTCAGCTGGCCCACCAGGCAAGGCGCGAGCAGCGGGAAACAGACGAGTGGGCGAACAGTGCGGCTATCCGGCCCGGCTCGACATAATTAAACCATACAAGATAATAAACTCCTGAAAAATCGAATTCCGAGGGCAGCCCATGCTATCTGTACTATCTGTATCATCGAGCACCGCTTTGCATTCCGCCAAGGATAGTTTGACCGAATCGAAAAGCGTTATCCAGAAATCGGATGCGTCCGATTTCCGCAAACTGCTTGCCGCCGGAGTGAACGGTGATGATGAAGCATCGGATACAGGCGCTAGCGATCCACAGACGGGCGCGACGGCGAATGCGATCGGAAACGGTCTGGGCATACCCGGGAATCGGTCCCTGAAAGATTCTGAAGATACGGACGCTGAGGCAGAGGCTGAGAAAGATCGCGGCAAAGAAGGGAATTTGACAGCTGAAATGCTGACCGGCGGATTCCAGTTCTCTCGTCCTGCCACGGCTACGGCAATGCCCGGTATCACAGATGCTTTACACCCCCCTGGTGCCGCCCGCACCTCGGATACCTTAACCGGAATTGAAACTCAGGTCCCTGCCGGCATGCCGGTCCCGCAGCAGCCTGACGCTGCCTTCGGCCAGAGGAATGTAAACGAGCTGCTCCGGTCTGCTGGCGGAGGGCTCATTTCGCCTGCATCGATAGGACACGAGGCGCAGGCTGGAGGAGACGCAAAGTCATCCGACCCCTCGGGACTGGCGATGGGAAAGACCATTGTCAGCGTAGGGCAGGGCATGGAAGCCGGAACTCACCCGAGTTCTGCTATTGCGCGGGACTTCCAGGAGGGACGGGCGGCTGCAGGCGTGAAACTACCCAAAGATATGAAGTTCACAGGAGTCGCGGTGGGCGAGATGTCTCGCTCGGCCTCCCCAGAGAGCAGGCCGGGGGGAATGTCCCGCAGCATTGGCGATTTCCTGCCGGATGTTTCACATCTGCATCCAGGCTCAACCGCAGGAAGCGATACCGATACTTCTTCGCTTCCCACATTAGCTGCATCCGTCGTGTCCCCCGAACTCCTGACCCCATCCCCCTCTCCAGGGCCTTTGACAGGCGAGCCAGGTATGGTACCCGGCACCGCAGATCTGCGCGATCCTTCCTTGCCCAAGCTGGAGCCGCGCCTGGGCACAGGCAGTTGGGATAATGCCCTGGGTCAGAGAGTACTCTGGATGGTATCTCACCAACATCAGATCGCCGAACTCAATCTGAACCCTGCTGATCTGGGACCGCTGCAAGTCGTTCTGTCCGTGAACAGCGATCAGGCCAGTGCAGCATTCGTATCCCAGAACCTTGAGGTTCGGCAGGCACTCGAAGCGGCGCTGCCCCGGCTGAAGGAAATGATGGCGGAAAGCGGAATCAATCTGGGCAATGCAACAGTCAGCGACCAGGGATCCCGGCAGCAAGGAGATTTCGAAAGGCAAAATAGTGCAGGGCCTCATTATCGGCAGGGAGAAAGCCGGGTCGCCGCAGCAGGTGCAAGCTTCGGAATGGGCGGTGGCACTGCTGATATTCGCGGACACCAGCTCGTGGATACCTTTGCATAATTTTGGGGCGGCTTGTAACCAAGCCAGGTATAGAGTTTCTATTTGTGACGTTGGAGACTGCAATCTCCAAATTTCGAGATAACCTGTTTTTTCCCGTTTGTTTCTCACATTGAAGGCAGGGCATCAGTTCAATAATGCCTCCTGCGTGAGGGTAAAACGGCTAACAGAGCACAACCATGTCAGTCAGACCAAATAAGCAAAGTAAAGATCCGAGGGAAGTGAAATTGGAGCAGAAATCAGGGAAAGGCAAGCTCGTTCTGATTATCACGGCGTGCGCCCTATTGCTGGGAGCAGGAGGCGGCGGTGCAGGATGGTATTTCAGCCAGGTCTACAATGGGACAGGCGCGTTGCCGAAGCCTAAACCTCCTGTGTTTCTCAATCTGGAAACCTTTACTGTCAATCTCCAGCCGGAGCACAGCGAGCAGCATCTCCAAACCAGCCTTACCTTGAAGGTCGAAGACGAAAGTGTGGTGAATTTAATCAAATTGCATATGCCGGAAGTACGCAACCGCGTGTTGCTGCTACTTTCGGGCAAGACAGCCACGCAGATTTCGAGTATCGAGGGAAAAAAGAAGCTCGCCTCTGAACTCACTGCCGAGATAAATCACCAGTTCAGCGAGGAGCGTGTGACAGGATCGGTTGAGAACGTGCTTTTTACTTCGTTCGTGATTCAGTAGCTCCATGAGAGAGGATTTCCTTTCGCGCGAGGAGGTGGATGCTCTTCTCAGGGGAGTGAGCAGTGGATCCACGACAAGCGAACAGAGTACGGCTAATCCCGGTTTCCGCCCCTATAACCTTGCGACACAGGAACGCATCGTACGGGGGCGCATGCCCACCCTCGAAATCATCAATGAGCGTTTTGCGCGCCTCCTGCGCCTCGGACTGTTCAATTTCATGCGCCGCAGCGCAAATGTCACCGCGGGACCGGTAAGGGTTATGAAATTCAGCGAATTCGTGCGCAACCTCGCTGCACCAAGCAACCTGAATCTCGTGCATATAAAACCTTTGCGCGGCACCTCGCTATTTGTATTCGACCCGACACTGGTATTTCTTGTGGTTGACAACCTGTTCGGCGGCGATGGGCGCTTTCTTCCCAAGACTGAAGGCCGCGATTTCACTCAGACCGAGCAGCGCATCATCCAGCGCTTGCTCAACCTGGTCTTCGACAGCTATGGCAAGTCCTGGCATCCGGTTTATCCGATCGAGTTTGAGTATCTGCGGGCAGAAACGAATACCCAGTTTGCCAATGTTGCGACACCGAATGAGGTCGTGGTTGCCACCACCTTCGAGGTCAATTTTGGTTCCGTAGTAGGGGAGATGCACATCTGCATGCCTTATTCCATTCTCGAACCGATCCGCGATCTGCTGTCGAGCACTTTGCAAGGTGAGGCATTGGAGGTAGATAAACGCTGGGTCGGTCGCCTCTCAAAACAGGTGCAGTCGGCTGAAGTGACACTACTCGCAAATCTGACGCATGCCCAGGTAAGACTCGATCAGATCCTGAATATGAAGGTTGGGGATGTTATTCCCTTGGATATTCCGGAATTCGTTACTGCAAGCGTGGATGGGGTACCGGTCATGGAATGCAAATACGGAATTTCGAATGGGCGCTACGCTTTGCGTATGGAGAAAATGCTCGCTTCCGGGAACAGTAATGAGTGAAGTTGAACGCCGCGATCTGTCCAGGCGGCCCTTTGTGAATAAAACTGAGGAGATGAAAGTGTCTGTAACACCAGCCAATTCCGCAGCTCGAACGCCGGCGGATCAGGATGAGACAATTGGGGCCGGGGAGACTGGCTCGGGGCAGATATTCGAGCAATTCCAGAATACCCAGAAGGTACAGATCCAGAATGACATTGATCTAGTCATGGATATACCCGTTCAACTCACTGTGCAGTTGGGGCGCACCAAAATCGCCATCAAGAACCTGTTGCAATTGGCGCAGGGTTCCGTGGTGGAGCTGGATGGGCTGGCGGGAGAACCGATGGATGTTCTGGTAAACGGTTATCTGATTGCTCAAGGCGAAGTTGTGGTAGTCAATGAGAAGTTTGGCATACGTCTGACCGATATCATCACGCCGAGTGAACGGATACGCAAATTAAACCGCTAATCATGAAAAGAAAACATCAGAACCCGTTTTTGCCCCGGGCGGTGCTCCGTAATTCTCTTTTAGCGGCAGCGCTCTGGCATTTCGCCTCGCCGGCCATGGCGGTCGGGGCGAGCGACGGCACCGTTACTTCCAGTGGCAGTCCCTTCCAGGTCATGCTCGGCTTGGGAGTGGTGCTTGCAGTGATCGCGGGGTGCGCGTGGCTGCTCAAGCGCATGGGTGGAGTATACAGGGGTCATGCAGGAGTGGTCCGGATAATCGGGGGATCGGCGGTGGGGCAACGCGAGCGCGTCGTTGTAGTCGAAGTGGCCGAGACCTGGCTTGTCGTGGGGGTCGCACCCGGGCATGTAACGGTATTGCATAACATGCCCAAAGGCGATATTGGCGCAAGCATGCTTCATGTTTCCGGGGCGTCAGGGCATGTTGAAAAAGATTCGAATTTTTCAGGCTGGCTGAAGCGGCTGGCAGAAAAGCATGGCGAATAGCATGTCAGATAAAAAATTCCGATCCAGCACACATATTGCCTACGGGATAGTGGCCGCAGTCCTGTTGCTGACTACGCCTGTGGTTGCGCTGGCACAGGCAAAGGGAGGATTTCCTGCCTTTAGCAGTACGCCCGCACCCCGGGGTGGACAAACTTACTCATTGAGCCTGCAAACACTGCTGCTGCTCACATCGCTGACATTTCTGCCGGCGGTGCTCCTGATGATGACGGGTTTTACCCGCGTCATCATCGTCCTTTCGCTGCTGCGGCAGGCCCTCGGCACCCAATCCTCGCCCCCCAATCAGGTGCTCGTCGGATTGGCGCTGTTCCTGACTTTTTTCGTCATGAGTCCGGTATTCGACAAGATTTATCAGGACGCATACCAACCTTATGTGGAAAACAGGATGACGATGGAGCAGGCATTGGAGAAGGGCGCCGTACCGCTCAAAGCTTTCATGCTGAAACAAACTCGGGAGACCGATCTTGCGCTGTTCGTCAAACTCTCGGGCAGGCCGCAGCTGAACGGACCGGAAGAAGTATCCCTTCGGGTGCTCGTTCCGGCCTTTGTTACCAGCGAGTTGAAAACCGCATTTCAAATCGGTTTCGCAGTATTCATTCCTTTTCTGATTATTGACATGGTCGTGGCATCGGTGCT contains the following coding sequences:
- the fliG gene encoding flagellar motor switch protein FliG, which codes for MNEEGIYKSAVLLLSLGEDEAVQVLKHLNQLEVQKLGAAMAKLRNLSREQVDSVLSDFCGRVMHEPLLLDVDPENYARTVLERALDEDKSTDNISRILEGHDTSGIEGLKWIDSQSVAELIKGEHPQIIATILVHLDRHQASEILGQLSEQLRNDVLLRIATLEGIQPSALRELNTVLTDLLSGSENINKSSVGGIRTAAEIINFMGSAAETSVLDNLREFDADLAQKIMDQMIVFENLMDIDDRGIQMLLREIQSDILVIALKGAAWDLRERIFKNMSKRASEILREDLEAMGPVRVSEVENHQKQILQVVRRLADEGQIVFGSKNEESYV
- a CDS encoding flagellar assembly protein FliH, whose amino-acid sequence is MSKVGVRAKTSGERSRMTSRANQIILKEDLPTYRRWEMDVLEQGAVLEGPVDTSVDTKDEAMPEQIQVALPTVEEIEKIHQEARQEGYAAGYETGREAGVKAGYEAGCERASFEAGQLTAAFGSLQEALASADQKICNALLSLALDVAKEMVREALRVKPELVFAVIRECIQSEPVLGQPAQLFLHPDDAALIRTHLNQEPDHCVIHPDPRLERGGCRIRVGPSEIDATVATRWRRIAQALGQHNDWLERH
- the fliI gene encoding flagellar protein export ATPase FliI, whose protein sequence is METLSHTDRWQGFLKNCSGLAEVSPPFQISGSLTRVTGLIMEATGLKLAVGSGCTILMPNGNSMEAEVVGFHGDRLYLMPAHGMFGLAPGAKVVPWDRTGVLPNPGSASRQRRRASDQISRFPVGEALLGRVVDGTGRPLDNLGPLEVERSASAAGSPINPLDREPISEVLDVGVRAINALLTVGRGQRMGLFAGSGVGKSVLLGMMARYTSADIIVVGLIGERGREVKDFIEQILGAEGLARSVVVAAPADTWPLMRLQGASYATSVAEYFRDQGKNVLLIMDSLTRYAMAQREIALAIGEPPATKGYPPSVFAKLPQLVERAGNGVKGSGSITAFYTVLAEGDDQQDPIADAARAILDGHIVLSRQLAESGHYPAIDIEASISRAMTSLISPEYFEQVRNFKQLFSRYQRSRDLISVGAYSPGNDRLLDRAIALYPKLEHFLQQTMVERAGYEESTRSLEALLALNLN
- the fliJ gene encoding flagellar export protein FliJ is translated as MPKTSALETLIELAQTRTDDAARRLGFLNAQGLDMEAKLVLLTQYSDEYQSRFRASMQQGLTAAGWRNYHEFIDKLDAAISQQQEALALMRQRVAASEAAWQSERRVLNSYGTLAQRHRQIQLAHQARREQRETDEWANSAAIRPGST
- a CDS encoding flagellar hook-length control protein FliK gives rise to the protein MTESKSVIQKSDASDFRKLLAAGVNGDDEASDTGASDPQTGATANAIGNGLGIPGNRSLKDSEDTDAEAEAEKDRGKEGNLTAEMLTGGFQFSRPATATAMPGITDALHPPGAARTSDTLTGIETQVPAGMPVPQQPDAAFGQRNVNELLRSAGGGLISPASIGHEAQAGGDAKSSDPSGLAMGKTIVSVGQGMEAGTHPSSAIARDFQEGRAAAGVKLPKDMKFTGVAVGEMSRSASPESRPGGMSRSIGDFLPDVSHLHPGSTAGSDTDTSSLPTLAASVVSPELLTPSPSPGPLTGEPGMVPGTADLRDPSLPKLEPRLGTGSWDNALGQRVLWMVSHQHQIAELNLNPADLGPLQVVLSVNSDQASAAFVSQNLEVRQALEAALPRLKEMMAESGINLGNATVSDQGSRQQGDFERQNSAGPHYRQGESRVAAAGASFGMGGGTADIRGHQLVDTFA
- the fliL gene encoding flagellar basal body-associated protein FliL, translated to MKLEQKSGKGKLVLIITACALLLGAGGGGAGWYFSQVYNGTGALPKPKPPVFLNLETFTVNLQPEHSEQHLQTSLTLKVEDESVVNLIKLHMPEVRNRVLLLLSGKTATQISSIEGKKKLASELTAEINHQFSEERVTGSVENVLFTSFVIQ
- the fliM gene encoding flagellar motor switch protein FliM; the encoded protein is MREDFLSREEVDALLRGVSSGSTTSEQSTANPGFRPYNLATQERIVRGRMPTLEIINERFARLLRLGLFNFMRRSANVTAGPVRVMKFSEFVRNLAAPSNLNLVHIKPLRGTSLFVFDPTLVFLVVDNLFGGDGRFLPKTEGRDFTQTEQRIIQRLLNLVFDSYGKSWHPVYPIEFEYLRAETNTQFANVATPNEVVVATTFEVNFGSVVGEMHICMPYSILEPIRDLLSSTLQGEALEVDKRWVGRLSKQVQSAEVTLLANLTHAQVRLDQILNMKVGDVIPLDIPEFVTASVDGVPVMECKYGISNGRYALRMEKMLASGNSNE
- the fliN gene encoding flagellar motor switch protein FliN; the encoded protein is MSEVERRDLSRRPFVNKTEEMKVSVTPANSAARTPADQDETIGAGETGSGQIFEQFQNTQKVQIQNDIDLVMDIPVQLTVQLGRTKIAIKNLLQLAQGSVVELDGLAGEPMDVLVNGYLIAQGEVVVVNEKFGIRLTDIITPSERIRKLNR
- the fliO gene encoding flagellar biosynthetic protein FliO, which codes for MKRKHQNPFLPRAVLRNSLLAAALWHFASPAMAVGASDGTVTSSGSPFQVMLGLGVVLAVIAGCAWLLKRMGGVYRGHAGVVRIIGGSAVGQRERVVVVEVAETWLVVGVAPGHVTVLHNMPKGDIGASMLHVSGASGHVEKDSNFSGWLKRLAEKHGE
- the fliP gene encoding flagellar type III secretion system pore protein FliP (The bacterial flagellar biogenesis protein FliP forms a type III secretion system (T3SS)-type pore required for flagellar assembly.) is translated as MSDKKFRSSTHIAYGIVAAVLLLTTPVVALAQAKGGFPAFSSTPAPRGGQTYSLSLQTLLLLTSLTFLPAVLLMMTGFTRVIIVLSLLRQALGTQSSPPNQVLVGLALFLTFFVMSPVFDKIYQDAYQPYVENRMTMEQALEKGAVPLKAFMLKQTRETDLALFVKLSGRPQLNGPEEVSLRVLVPAFVTSELKTAFQIGFAVFIPFLIIDMVVASVLMSMGMMMVSPALVALPFKIMLFVLVDGWHMLIGSLAESFY